The Thunnus thynnus chromosome 2, fThuThy2.1, whole genome shotgun sequence genome includes a region encoding these proteins:
- the mccc2 gene encoding methylcrotonoyl-CoA carboxylase beta chain, mitochondrial, which translates to MLLQTVRPWLLRCRSLPLACTRSYYADKVARLGSQLDKQTAEYQENHERMQVLVDELKCRTEKVKLGGGEKARRLHTSRGKLLPRERIDRLLDPGTPFLELSQFAAYELYGKEEVPAGGIITGIGRVSGVECVIVANDATVKGGTYYPVTVKKHLRAQEIAQQNHLPCIYLVDSGGANLPRQADVFPDRDHFGRIFFNQARLSSKGIAQIAVVMGSCTAGGAYVPAMADESIIVRKQGTIFLGGPPLVKAATGEEVSAEDLGGADLHCKKSGVTDHYALDDNHALHLARKTVRSLNYRKNIEVTTEPTEAPLFPADELYGIVGDNLKRNFDVREVIARIVDGSKFDEFKAFYGDTLVTGFSRIFGYPVGIIGNNGVLFSESAKKGTHFIELCCQRNIPLIFLQNITGFMVGREYEAGGIAKDGAKMVTAVACANVPKITVIIGGSYGAGNYGMCGRAYSPRFLYMWPNSRISVMGGEQAATVLATITKDQRAREGKEFTAEQEAAMKEPIVRRFEEEGSPYYSSARLWDDGIIDPADTRLVLGLSLSAALNAPTKKTRFGVFRM; encoded by the exons ATGCTTCTACAGACGGTCAGACCGTGGCTGCTTCGTTGCAGGAGTCTACCTTTGGCTTGCACGAGATCTTACTACGCCGATAAAGTAGCTCGACTAGGCTCTCAGCTTGATAAACAGACTGCTGAATATCAG gagaATCATGAGCGAATGCAAGTTCTTGTTGATGAATTGAAATGCCGGACAGAGAAGGTTAAACTGG GTGGGGGAGAAAAAGCCAGAAGACTTCATACTTCTCGTGGGAAACTCTTGCCTAGAGAACGTATAGACAGACTCTTGGATCCGGG GACTCCTTTCTTGGAATTATCCCAGTTTGCAGCATATGAGTTGTATGGAAAAGAGGAAGTGCCTGCAGGTGGAATAATTACTGGTATCGGACGGGTTTCAGG gGTAGAGTGTGTCATTGTTGCAAATGATGCTACTGTCAAAGGGGGAACCTACTACCCAGTTACGGTGAAGAAACACCTGCGTGCACAAGAAATAGCCCAGCAGAACCACTTGCCGTGCATTTACTTAG TGGATTCGGGAGGAGCCAATCTACCCAGACAAGCAGATGTCTTTCCAGACAGGGATCACTTTGGACGCATTTTCTTCAACCAGGCCAGGCTGTCGTCAAAGGGGATAGCACAG ATTGCAGTTGTGATGGGTTCCTGCACTGCTGGAGGAGCATATGTACCGGCTATGGCAGATGAAAGCATCATTGTGCGGAAGCAAGGAACCATTTTCCTTGGAGGACCTCCACTG GTCAAAGCTGCCACTGGGGAAGAAGTTTCTGCAGAGGACCTTGGTGGTGCTGATCTTCACTGCAA AAAATCAGGTGTGACAGACCACTATGCTTTAGACGATAACCACGCGCTCCATTTAGCAAGGAAGACAGTGCGAAGCCTCAACTACAGGAAAAATATCGAG gtTACTACAGAACCTACTGAAGCCCCTCTCTTCCCTGCTGATGAACTCTATGGCATAGTTGGAGATAACCTGAAACGCAACTTTGATGTCAGAGAG GTCATTGCCAGAATTGTAGATGGGAGTAAATTTGATGAGTTCAAGGCTTTCTATGGAGACACTCTTGTTACAG GATTTTCAAGAATATTCGGTTACCCTGTCGGAATCATCGGCAACAACGGAGTCTTGTTTTCAGAGTCTGCGAAAAAG GGGACGCATTTCATCGAATTGTGCTGTCAACGAAACATTCCACTtatttttctccaaaacatAACAG gcttCATGGTGGGCAGAGAGTATGAAGCAGGAGGAATTGCAAAGGATGGAGCCAAGATGGTGACTGCTGTTGCCTGCGCCAATGTACCCAAGATTACTGTTATCATTGGCGGCTCATACGGTGCAGGAAACTACGGCATGTGCGGTAGAGCCTACAG CCCCCGATTCCTCTACATGTGGCCAAATTCTCGAATCTCCGTAATGGGCGGTGAGCAGGCCGCCACTGTCCTGGCCACCATTACCAAGGATCAGCGGGCACGCGAGGGAAAGGAG TTCACAGCAGAGCAAGAGGCTGCCATGAAGGAACCGATTGTGCGGCGGTTTGAAGAGGAAGGCAGTCCGTACTACTCCAGTGCCAG acTATGGGATGATGGGATTATTGATCCTGCTGATACTCGTCTGGTTTTGGGACTGAGTCTCAGTGCAGCGCTGAATGCACCAACGAAGAAGACGCGTTTTGGAGTGTTCAGGATGTAA